A section of the Passer domesticus isolate bPasDom1 chromosome 17, bPasDom1.hap1, whole genome shotgun sequence genome encodes:
- the SFI1 gene encoding protein SFI1 homolog isoform X3, producing MDEIQQPPEHQVHAAGQSAAPQSATHEFQDRGHNKPGQDGCTQSQRRMVKKFQSRYLARKFFYQWAKITFGQVLPSKARCFYEQKILQKTFGEWKEQWTLCRERELNLKADNHHRHLLLNLIFKAWRAYVCQQQGKRSKYSVAESHAKKQTLLRTWQHWLVYVDVQRTKQGMQSVALAFRTRSCLRISWALWRRQHYQKCSGHKMNILALQHWAQSLQFRAWLQWRELYSHSQNEKQKDTRAVTHHQHWELRRCMGAWLGYLNLHRAKKCQNELAQEFHRSRMLRRCFSDWQLSWECRRRMHAHGRDLEKQAARIALWRAFAHWKHYVVLCVEEAQQCELAEKHYKCHLLELGLKGLRQNVLDTRLQRMRTNLSSCQHRVTVLQKYWNRWKSRLEEKEEEQQQALTAVAHARYRRVLMRQVFDTWWLKARKLQEYRMEEKRAVLHFEGQLLRCSWCCWRRRTAARLEEQEALVRAGDHYRNQLLLKAFCLWKQKTQEKETERLKETEALRFHCSKCLQQTWNKWREYVGHQREKWRKLVQADLHYGRVLLGKTLAAWKIYQQNMQCILYEVAEKEKQHTRLLLRQVVCTWRENALALIHESEATTRADEHYRRAILSKVLLQWRDTAWLRACHRHLKVTAVVEARKQLDLVRLQSLFLHWKELMRDSLMLRAQHHRAVQHHQQHLLQKYLVKWKNYHQQCLGKKLLQRRGDELMTHRLCSASFSCWKTRLLQLQWEKQRTVQALWHWSLSVQRKVFDAWLRFAKRQQEKKDGIEKVTGIHHTTPLREGVTCALRNTAGIKQLQGQLHTQPQLEKQVTFKRPDISPETRGHSSEEELWPSKCRHLPLHPAEGVSLLHSLNAIQQARLPPRKPDFPLESLESKELLGPPFTRSEVPFQQISVNKCPAQTGNLMLTPHMEESTCKCLSQMDSAAHPHPSLTCASLPLWTQDKHRAGQGPELWSPASFVSHMKAGSEERGGQPASGHKGAHSQNLQQNSVEKKLAPNLQPHLLSSEDLVGKGSHQTAAEGEKREHSSREEMMLERKVEVELWHIQQQMQYYYSRKQELKCCQQQAQILQQWLEMSKQAGAQDGVQGVQEELGQLQVRINALTKAQLADRHHVQALLARLRDIQLALDL from the exons ATGGATGAGATCCAGCAACCACCCGAGCACCAAGTTCATGCAGCTGGACAATCTGCTGCTCCCCAGTCTGCCACACatgaatttcaggacagaggTCACAACAAGCCAGGTCAAGATGGGTGTACCCAGAGTCAAAGAAGAATGGTAAAAAAATTCCAAAGCAG ATACCTAGCAAGGAAGTTTTTCTATCAGTGGGCAAAAATAACATTTGGACAAGTTCTCCCTTCCAAAGCCAG ATGTTTTTATGAACAGAAGATTCTTCAAAAAACGTTTGGAGAGTGGAAGGAGCAGTGGACACTTTGCAGAGAAAGGGAGCTCAACCTCAAAGCAGACAACCATCACAG GCATTTACTCCTTAATTTGATATTCAAGGCTTGGAGAGCCTATGTATGCCAACAGCAAGGAAAGAGGAGCAAGTATTCTGTTGCAGAGTCTCATG CAAAGAAGCAAACTCTGCTCAGGacctggcagcactggctggTTTATGTTGATGTTCAAAGGACAAAACAGGGGATGCAGTCTGTGGCACTGGCATTCAGGACAAGAAGCTGTTTGCG CATTTCATGGGCACTGTGGAGAAGACAGCATTACCAGAAATGCTCTGGAcataaaatgaatattttggCTCTGCAGCATTGGGCCCAGAGCCTGCAATTTCGA GCTTGGTTGCAGTGGCGAGAGCTGTATTCACACAGCCAGAATGAAAAGCAGAAGGACACCAGGGCAGTAACTCACCATCAGCACTGGGAGCTGAGGAGGTGCATGGGAGCATGGCTGGGATACCTGAACCTCCACAGAGCAAAGAAATGCCAGAATG AGCTGGCCCAAGAGTTTCACCGAAGCAGGATGCTCCGGAGGTGCTTCTCTGATTGGCAGCTGTCATGGGAGTGCAGGAGAAGAATGCATGCTCATGGAAGGGACCTGGAAAAACAAGCAGCAAGGATTGCCTTATGGAGAGCCTTTGCACACTGGAAGCATT ATGTTGTGCTGTGTGTGGAAGAGGCTCAGCAGTGTGAGCTGGCTGAAAAGCACTACAAGTGTCACCTGTTG GAACTTGGCCTTAAGGGTCTTCGTCAGAACGTCCTGGACACTCGTCTTCAGAGAATGAGAACAAATCTCTCATCCTGTCAGCATCGAGTTACA gTGCTGCAGAAGTACTGGAACCGTTGGAAGTCCCGTTtggaagagaaggaggaggaacagcagcaggCCTTAACAGCAGTGGCTCATGCCCGTTACAG GAGGGTGTTGATGAGACAGGTATTTGACACATGGTGGCTGAAGGCCAGAAAGCTGCAAGAATATCGAATGGAAGAGAAGAGG GCTGTCCTCCATTTCGAAGGGCAGCTCTTgcgctgctcctggtgctgctggcggAGGAGAACAGCTGCACGtttggaggagcaggaggcCTTGGTTCGTGCAGGAGATCACTACAGGAACCAGCTGCTGCTAAAGGCCTTCTGTCTCTGGAAACAAAAGACTCAGGAGAAAGAAACAGA GAGGCTCAAGGAGACAGAAGCATTAAGATTTCACTGTTCAAAGTGTCTGCAGCAGACTTGGAACAAGTGGAGAGAG TATGTGGGACACCAGCGTGAGAAATGGAGGAAGCTGGTGCAAGCAGACCTGCACTATGGACGTGTGCTGCTGGGCAAGACCTTGGCAGCTTGGAAG atttacCAACAAAACATGCAGTGCATTCTGTATGAAGTAGCTGAGAAGGAAAAACAGCACACTCGACTGCTGCTGCG ACAGGTGGTGTGTACGTGGAGAGAAAATGCTCTTGCTCTTATACATGAATCTGAGGCAACTACTCGGGCAGATGAGCACTACAGGAGAGCAATCCTGTCAAAG gtgctgctgcagtggagaGACACTGCCTGGCTACGAGCGTGTCACCGCCACCTGAAGGTGACAGCTGTGGTGGAGGCCAGAAAACAGCTGGATTTAG TGCGTTTACAGAGCCTGTTTCTGCACTGGAAGGAATTAATGAGGGATTCTCTGATGCTGAGGGCTCAGCACCACAGGGCAGtgcagcaccaccagcagcacctgctcCAGAAGTACCTggtgaaatggaaaaattatcATCAGCAGTGCCTTGGGAAAAAG TtgctgcagaggaggggagATGAACTAATGACTCATAgactttgctctgcttccttcTCTTGCTGGAAAACTCGG cTGTTGCAGCTGCAATGGGAAAAGCAGAGGACAGTGCAAGCATTGTGGCACTGGTCCCTTTCAGTGCAGAGAAAG GTATTTGATGCTTGGCTCAGGTTTGCCaagaggcagcaggagaagaAAGATGGCATTGAAAAAGTCACAGGAATTCACCACACAACTCCTTTGAGAGAAGGTGTAACCTGTGCCTTGAGAAACACTGCTGGCATCAaacagctgcagggacagctccatACTCAGCCCCAGCTGGAG AAGCAAGTGACATTTAAAAGGCCTGATATTAGTCCTGAGACAAGAGGACATTCATCAGAGGAAGAGCTGTGGCCTTCAAAATGCAGACATCTACCACTTCACCCTGCTGAGGGGGTCTCACTTCTGCATAGCCT aaatgcCATTCAACAAGCCAGGTTACCACCACGGAAGCCTGACTTCCCTCTGGAATCTCTAGAAAGCAAGGAACTGCTGGGACCTCCTTTTACTAG GTCAGAGGTGCCCTTTCAGCAAATATCTGTGAATAAATGTCCTGCACAGACTGGCAACTTAATGCTGACACCTCACATGGAAGAAAGCACCTGTAAATGTCTGTCTCAGATGGACAGTGCTGCTCATCCCCATCCCTCTCTCACTTGTGCTTCTCTCCCCCTGTGGACACAGGacaagcacagagctgggcaggggccaGAGCTGTGGTCTCCTGCATCTTTCGTGTCCCACATGAAAGCTGGCTCAGAAGAG AGAGGAGGTCAGCCTGCCAGTGGTCACAAAGGAGCCCATTCCCAGAACTTGCAACAGAATTCTGTGGAGAAGAAGTTGGCACCAAATTTGCAGCCACATTTGCTGTCATCTGAAGACTTGGTGGGAAAAGGGAGTCACCAGACTGCAG CTgaaggggaaaagagagaacACAGTTCCAGAGAAGAAATGATGCTGGAGAGAAAGGTGGAAGTTGAACTCTGGCATATCCAGCAGCAGATGCAGTACTACTACAGCAGGAAGCAGGAACTCAA GTGCTgtcagcagcaggcacagattctgcagcagtggctggagaTGAGCAAGCAAGCAGGAGCCCAAGATGGTGTGCAAGGAGTTCAGGAAGAATTGGGTCAG CTGCAGGTGAGGATCAATGCTCTCACCAAAGCACAGCTGGCTGACAGACATCACGTGCAGGCCCTGCTTGCCCGCCTGCGAGATATCCAGCTTGCCCTGGATCTGTAG
- the SFI1 gene encoding protein SFI1 homolog isoform X1 produces the protein MEKFRSSSKSLKMDEIQQPPEHQVHAAGQSAAPQSATHEFQDRGHNKPGQDGCTQSQRRMVKKFQSRYLARKFFYQWAKITFGQVLPSKARCFYEQKILQKTFGEWKEQWTLCRERELNLKADNHHRHLLLNLIFKAWRAYVCQQQGKRSKYSVAESHAKKQTLLRTWQHWLVYVDVQRTKQGMQSVALAFRTRSCLRISWALWRRQHYQKCSGHKMNILALQHWAQSLQFRAWLQWRELYSHSQNEKQKDTRAVTHHQHWELRRCMGAWLGYLNLHRAKKCQNELAQEFHRSRMLRRCFSDWQLSWECRRRMHAHGRDLEKQAARIALWRAFAHWKHYVVLCVEEAQQCELAEKHYKCHLLELGLKGLRQNVLDTRLQRMRTNLSSCQHRVTVLQKYWNRWKSRLEEKEEEQQQALTAVAHARYRRVLMRQVFDTWWLKARKLQEYRMEEKRAVLHFEGQLLRCSWCCWRRRTAARLEEQEALVRAGDHYRNQLLLKAFCLWKQKTQEKETERLKETEALRFHCSKCLQQTWNKWREYVGHQREKWRKLVQADLHYGRVLLGKTLAAWKIYQQNMQCILYEVAEKEKQHTRLLLRQVVCTWRENALALIHESEATTRADEHYRRAILSKVLLQWRDTAWLRACHRHLKVTAVVEARKQLDLVRLQSLFLHWKELMRDSLMLRAQHHRAVQHHQQHLLQKYLVKWKNYHQQCLGKKLLQRRGDELMTHRLCSASFSCWKTRLLQLQWEKQRTVQALWHWSLSVQRKVFDAWLRFAKRQQEKKDGIEKVTGIHHTTPLREGVTCALRNTAGIKQLQGQLHTQPQLEKQVTFKRPDISPETRGHSSEEELWPSKCRHLPLHPAEGVSLLHSLNAIQQARLPPRKPDFPLESLESKELLGPPFTRSEVPFQQISVNKCPAQTGNLMLTPHMEESTCKCLSQMDSAAHPHPSLTCASLPLWTQDKHRAGQGPELWSPASFVSHMKAGSEERGGQPASGHKGAHSQNLQQNSVEKKLAPNLQPHLLSSEDLVGKGSHQTAAEGEKREHSSREEMMLERKVEVELWHIQQQMQYYYSRKQELKCCQQQAQILQQWLEMSKQAGAQDGVQGVQEELGQLQVRINALTKAQLADRHHVQALLARLRDIQLALDL, from the exons ATGGAGAAATTCAGGAGCAG TTCAAAATCCCTGAAGATGGATGAGATCCAGCAACCACCCGAGCACCAAGTTCATGCAGCTGGACAATCTGCTGCTCCCCAGTCTGCCACACatgaatttcaggacagaggTCACAACAAGCCAGGTCAAGATGGGTGTACCCAGAGTCAAAGAAGAATGGTAAAAAAATTCCAAAGCAG ATACCTAGCAAGGAAGTTTTTCTATCAGTGGGCAAAAATAACATTTGGACAAGTTCTCCCTTCCAAAGCCAG ATGTTTTTATGAACAGAAGATTCTTCAAAAAACGTTTGGAGAGTGGAAGGAGCAGTGGACACTTTGCAGAGAAAGGGAGCTCAACCTCAAAGCAGACAACCATCACAG GCATTTACTCCTTAATTTGATATTCAAGGCTTGGAGAGCCTATGTATGCCAACAGCAAGGAAAGAGGAGCAAGTATTCTGTTGCAGAGTCTCATG CAAAGAAGCAAACTCTGCTCAGGacctggcagcactggctggTTTATGTTGATGTTCAAAGGACAAAACAGGGGATGCAGTCTGTGGCACTGGCATTCAGGACAAGAAGCTGTTTGCG CATTTCATGGGCACTGTGGAGAAGACAGCATTACCAGAAATGCTCTGGAcataaaatgaatattttggCTCTGCAGCATTGGGCCCAGAGCCTGCAATTTCGA GCTTGGTTGCAGTGGCGAGAGCTGTATTCACACAGCCAGAATGAAAAGCAGAAGGACACCAGGGCAGTAACTCACCATCAGCACTGGGAGCTGAGGAGGTGCATGGGAGCATGGCTGGGATACCTGAACCTCCACAGAGCAAAGAAATGCCAGAATG AGCTGGCCCAAGAGTTTCACCGAAGCAGGATGCTCCGGAGGTGCTTCTCTGATTGGCAGCTGTCATGGGAGTGCAGGAGAAGAATGCATGCTCATGGAAGGGACCTGGAAAAACAAGCAGCAAGGATTGCCTTATGGAGAGCCTTTGCACACTGGAAGCATT ATGTTGTGCTGTGTGTGGAAGAGGCTCAGCAGTGTGAGCTGGCTGAAAAGCACTACAAGTGTCACCTGTTG GAACTTGGCCTTAAGGGTCTTCGTCAGAACGTCCTGGACACTCGTCTTCAGAGAATGAGAACAAATCTCTCATCCTGTCAGCATCGAGTTACA gTGCTGCAGAAGTACTGGAACCGTTGGAAGTCCCGTTtggaagagaaggaggaggaacagcagcaggCCTTAACAGCAGTGGCTCATGCCCGTTACAG GAGGGTGTTGATGAGACAGGTATTTGACACATGGTGGCTGAAGGCCAGAAAGCTGCAAGAATATCGAATGGAAGAGAAGAGG GCTGTCCTCCATTTCGAAGGGCAGCTCTTgcgctgctcctggtgctgctggcggAGGAGAACAGCTGCACGtttggaggagcaggaggcCTTGGTTCGTGCAGGAGATCACTACAGGAACCAGCTGCTGCTAAAGGCCTTCTGTCTCTGGAAACAAAAGACTCAGGAGAAAGAAACAGA GAGGCTCAAGGAGACAGAAGCATTAAGATTTCACTGTTCAAAGTGTCTGCAGCAGACTTGGAACAAGTGGAGAGAG TATGTGGGACACCAGCGTGAGAAATGGAGGAAGCTGGTGCAAGCAGACCTGCACTATGGACGTGTGCTGCTGGGCAAGACCTTGGCAGCTTGGAAG atttacCAACAAAACATGCAGTGCATTCTGTATGAAGTAGCTGAGAAGGAAAAACAGCACACTCGACTGCTGCTGCG ACAGGTGGTGTGTACGTGGAGAGAAAATGCTCTTGCTCTTATACATGAATCTGAGGCAACTACTCGGGCAGATGAGCACTACAGGAGAGCAATCCTGTCAAAG gtgctgctgcagtggagaGACACTGCCTGGCTACGAGCGTGTCACCGCCACCTGAAGGTGACAGCTGTGGTGGAGGCCAGAAAACAGCTGGATTTAG TGCGTTTACAGAGCCTGTTTCTGCACTGGAAGGAATTAATGAGGGATTCTCTGATGCTGAGGGCTCAGCACCACAGGGCAGtgcagcaccaccagcagcacctgctcCAGAAGTACCTggtgaaatggaaaaattatcATCAGCAGTGCCTTGGGAAAAAG TtgctgcagaggaggggagATGAACTAATGACTCATAgactttgctctgcttccttcTCTTGCTGGAAAACTCGG cTGTTGCAGCTGCAATGGGAAAAGCAGAGGACAGTGCAAGCATTGTGGCACTGGTCCCTTTCAGTGCAGAGAAAG GTATTTGATGCTTGGCTCAGGTTTGCCaagaggcagcaggagaagaAAGATGGCATTGAAAAAGTCACAGGAATTCACCACACAACTCCTTTGAGAGAAGGTGTAACCTGTGCCTTGAGAAACACTGCTGGCATCAaacagctgcagggacagctccatACTCAGCCCCAGCTGGAG AAGCAAGTGACATTTAAAAGGCCTGATATTAGTCCTGAGACAAGAGGACATTCATCAGAGGAAGAGCTGTGGCCTTCAAAATGCAGACATCTACCACTTCACCCTGCTGAGGGGGTCTCACTTCTGCATAGCCT aaatgcCATTCAACAAGCCAGGTTACCACCACGGAAGCCTGACTTCCCTCTGGAATCTCTAGAAAGCAAGGAACTGCTGGGACCTCCTTTTACTAG GTCAGAGGTGCCCTTTCAGCAAATATCTGTGAATAAATGTCCTGCACAGACTGGCAACTTAATGCTGACACCTCACATGGAAGAAAGCACCTGTAAATGTCTGTCTCAGATGGACAGTGCTGCTCATCCCCATCCCTCTCTCACTTGTGCTTCTCTCCCCCTGTGGACACAGGacaagcacagagctgggcaggggccaGAGCTGTGGTCTCCTGCATCTTTCGTGTCCCACATGAAAGCTGGCTCAGAAGAG AGAGGAGGTCAGCCTGCCAGTGGTCACAAAGGAGCCCATTCCCAGAACTTGCAACAGAATTCTGTGGAGAAGAAGTTGGCACCAAATTTGCAGCCACATTTGCTGTCATCTGAAGACTTGGTGGGAAAAGGGAGTCACCAGACTGCAG CTgaaggggaaaagagagaacACAGTTCCAGAGAAGAAATGATGCTGGAGAGAAAGGTGGAAGTTGAACTCTGGCATATCCAGCAGCAGATGCAGTACTACTACAGCAGGAAGCAGGAACTCAA GTGCTgtcagcagcaggcacagattctgcagcagtggctggagaTGAGCAAGCAAGCAGGAGCCCAAGATGGTGTGCAAGGAGTTCAGGAAGAATTGGGTCAG CTGCAGGTGAGGATCAATGCTCTCACCAAAGCACAGCTGGCTGACAGACATCACGTGCAGGCCCTGCTTGCCCGCCTGCGAGATATCCAGCTTGCCCTGGATCTGTAG
- the SFI1 gene encoding protein SFI1 homolog isoform X2: MEKFRSSSKSLKMDEIQQPPEHQVHAAGQSAAPQSATHEFQDRGHNKPGQDGCTQSQRRMVKKFQSRYLARKFFYQWAKITFGQVLPSKARCFYEQKILQKTFGEWKEQWTLCRERELNLKADNHHRHLLLNLIFKAWRAYVCQQQGKRSKYSVAESHAKKQTLLRTWQHWLVYVDVQRTKQGMQSVALAFRTRSCLRISWALWRRQHYQKCSGHKMNILALQHWAQSLQFRAWLQWRELYSHSQNEKQKDTRAVTHHQHWELRRCMGAWLGYLNLHRAKKCQNELAQEFHRSRMLRRCFSDWQLSWECRRRMHAHGRDLEKQAARIALWRAFAHWKHYVVLCVEEAQQCELAEKHYKCHLLELGLKGLRQNVLDTRLQRMRTNLSSCQHRVTVLQKYWNRWKSRLEEKEEEQQQALTAVAHARYRRVLMRQVFDTWWLKARKLQEYRMEEKRAVLHFEGQLLRCSWCCWRRRTAARLEEQEALVRAGDHYRNQLLLKAFCLWKQKTQEKETERLKETEALRFHCSKCLQQTWNKWREYVGHQREKWRKLVQADLHYGRVLLGKTLAAWKIYQQNMQCILYEVAEKEKQHTRLLLRQVVCTWRENALALIHESEATTRADEHYRRAILSKVLLQWRDTAWLRACHRHLKVTAVVEARKQLDLVRLQSLFLHWKELMRDSLMLRAQHHRAVQHHQQHLLQKYLVKWKNYHQQCLGKKLLQRRGDELMTHRLCSASFSCWKTRLLQLQWEKQRTVQALWHWSLSVQRKVFDAWLRFAKRQQEKKDGIEKVTGIHHTTPLREGVTCALRNTAGIKQLQGQLHTQPQLEQVTFKRPDISPETRGHSSEEELWPSKCRHLPLHPAEGVSLLHSLNAIQQARLPPRKPDFPLESLESKELLGPPFTRSEVPFQQISVNKCPAQTGNLMLTPHMEESTCKCLSQMDSAAHPHPSLTCASLPLWTQDKHRAGQGPELWSPASFVSHMKAGSEERGGQPASGHKGAHSQNLQQNSVEKKLAPNLQPHLLSSEDLVGKGSHQTAAEGEKREHSSREEMMLERKVEVELWHIQQQMQYYYSRKQELKCCQQQAQILQQWLEMSKQAGAQDGVQGVQEELGQLQVRINALTKAQLADRHHVQALLARLRDIQLALDL; this comes from the exons ATGGAGAAATTCAGGAGCAG TTCAAAATCCCTGAAGATGGATGAGATCCAGCAACCACCCGAGCACCAAGTTCATGCAGCTGGACAATCTGCTGCTCCCCAGTCTGCCACACatgaatttcaggacagaggTCACAACAAGCCAGGTCAAGATGGGTGTACCCAGAGTCAAAGAAGAATGGTAAAAAAATTCCAAAGCAG ATACCTAGCAAGGAAGTTTTTCTATCAGTGGGCAAAAATAACATTTGGACAAGTTCTCCCTTCCAAAGCCAG ATGTTTTTATGAACAGAAGATTCTTCAAAAAACGTTTGGAGAGTGGAAGGAGCAGTGGACACTTTGCAGAGAAAGGGAGCTCAACCTCAAAGCAGACAACCATCACAG GCATTTACTCCTTAATTTGATATTCAAGGCTTGGAGAGCCTATGTATGCCAACAGCAAGGAAAGAGGAGCAAGTATTCTGTTGCAGAGTCTCATG CAAAGAAGCAAACTCTGCTCAGGacctggcagcactggctggTTTATGTTGATGTTCAAAGGACAAAACAGGGGATGCAGTCTGTGGCACTGGCATTCAGGACAAGAAGCTGTTTGCG CATTTCATGGGCACTGTGGAGAAGACAGCATTACCAGAAATGCTCTGGAcataaaatgaatattttggCTCTGCAGCATTGGGCCCAGAGCCTGCAATTTCGA GCTTGGTTGCAGTGGCGAGAGCTGTATTCACACAGCCAGAATGAAAAGCAGAAGGACACCAGGGCAGTAACTCACCATCAGCACTGGGAGCTGAGGAGGTGCATGGGAGCATGGCTGGGATACCTGAACCTCCACAGAGCAAAGAAATGCCAGAATG AGCTGGCCCAAGAGTTTCACCGAAGCAGGATGCTCCGGAGGTGCTTCTCTGATTGGCAGCTGTCATGGGAGTGCAGGAGAAGAATGCATGCTCATGGAAGGGACCTGGAAAAACAAGCAGCAAGGATTGCCTTATGGAGAGCCTTTGCACACTGGAAGCATT ATGTTGTGCTGTGTGTGGAAGAGGCTCAGCAGTGTGAGCTGGCTGAAAAGCACTACAAGTGTCACCTGTTG GAACTTGGCCTTAAGGGTCTTCGTCAGAACGTCCTGGACACTCGTCTTCAGAGAATGAGAACAAATCTCTCATCCTGTCAGCATCGAGTTACA gTGCTGCAGAAGTACTGGAACCGTTGGAAGTCCCGTTtggaagagaaggaggaggaacagcagcaggCCTTAACAGCAGTGGCTCATGCCCGTTACAG GAGGGTGTTGATGAGACAGGTATTTGACACATGGTGGCTGAAGGCCAGAAAGCTGCAAGAATATCGAATGGAAGAGAAGAGG GCTGTCCTCCATTTCGAAGGGCAGCTCTTgcgctgctcctggtgctgctggcggAGGAGAACAGCTGCACGtttggaggagcaggaggcCTTGGTTCGTGCAGGAGATCACTACAGGAACCAGCTGCTGCTAAAGGCCTTCTGTCTCTGGAAACAAAAGACTCAGGAGAAAGAAACAGA GAGGCTCAAGGAGACAGAAGCATTAAGATTTCACTGTTCAAAGTGTCTGCAGCAGACTTGGAACAAGTGGAGAGAG TATGTGGGACACCAGCGTGAGAAATGGAGGAAGCTGGTGCAAGCAGACCTGCACTATGGACGTGTGCTGCTGGGCAAGACCTTGGCAGCTTGGAAG atttacCAACAAAACATGCAGTGCATTCTGTATGAAGTAGCTGAGAAGGAAAAACAGCACACTCGACTGCTGCTGCG ACAGGTGGTGTGTACGTGGAGAGAAAATGCTCTTGCTCTTATACATGAATCTGAGGCAACTACTCGGGCAGATGAGCACTACAGGAGAGCAATCCTGTCAAAG gtgctgctgcagtggagaGACACTGCCTGGCTACGAGCGTGTCACCGCCACCTGAAGGTGACAGCTGTGGTGGAGGCCAGAAAACAGCTGGATTTAG TGCGTTTACAGAGCCTGTTTCTGCACTGGAAGGAATTAATGAGGGATTCTCTGATGCTGAGGGCTCAGCACCACAGGGCAGtgcagcaccaccagcagcacctgctcCAGAAGTACCTggtgaaatggaaaaattatcATCAGCAGTGCCTTGGGAAAAAG TtgctgcagaggaggggagATGAACTAATGACTCATAgactttgctctgcttccttcTCTTGCTGGAAAACTCGG cTGTTGCAGCTGCAATGGGAAAAGCAGAGGACAGTGCAAGCATTGTGGCACTGGTCCCTTTCAGTGCAGAGAAAG GTATTTGATGCTTGGCTCAGGTTTGCCaagaggcagcaggagaagaAAGATGGCATTGAAAAAGTCACAGGAATTCACCACACAACTCCTTTGAGAGAAGGTGTAACCTGTGCCTTGAGAAACACTGCTGGCATCAaacagctgcagggacagctccatACTCAGCCCCAGCTGGAG CAAGTGACATTTAAAAGGCCTGATATTAGTCCTGAGACAAGAGGACATTCATCAGAGGAAGAGCTGTGGCCTTCAAAATGCAGACATCTACCACTTCACCCTGCTGAGGGGGTCTCACTTCTGCATAGCCT aaatgcCATTCAACAAGCCAGGTTACCACCACGGAAGCCTGACTTCCCTCTGGAATCTCTAGAAAGCAAGGAACTGCTGGGACCTCCTTTTACTAG GTCAGAGGTGCCCTTTCAGCAAATATCTGTGAATAAATGTCCTGCACAGACTGGCAACTTAATGCTGACACCTCACATGGAAGAAAGCACCTGTAAATGTCTGTCTCAGATGGACAGTGCTGCTCATCCCCATCCCTCTCTCACTTGTGCTTCTCTCCCCCTGTGGACACAGGacaagcacagagctgggcaggggccaGAGCTGTGGTCTCCTGCATCTTTCGTGTCCCACATGAAAGCTGGCTCAGAAGAG AGAGGAGGTCAGCCTGCCAGTGGTCACAAAGGAGCCCATTCCCAGAACTTGCAACAGAATTCTGTGGAGAAGAAGTTGGCACCAAATTTGCAGCCACATTTGCTGTCATCTGAAGACTTGGTGGGAAAAGGGAGTCACCAGACTGCAG CTgaaggggaaaagagagaacACAGTTCCAGAGAAGAAATGATGCTGGAGAGAAAGGTGGAAGTTGAACTCTGGCATATCCAGCAGCAGATGCAGTACTACTACAGCAGGAAGCAGGAACTCAA GTGCTgtcagcagcaggcacagattctgcagcagtggctggagaTGAGCAAGCAAGCAGGAGCCCAAGATGGTGTGCAAGGAGTTCAGGAAGAATTGGGTCAG CTGCAGGTGAGGATCAATGCTCTCACCAAAGCACAGCTGGCTGACAGACATCACGTGCAGGCCCTGCTTGCCCGCCTGCGAGATATCCAGCTTGCCCTGGATCTGTAG